The following proteins are co-located in the Fusobacterium perfoetens genome:
- a CDS encoding Rqc2 family fibronectin-binding protein, giving the protein MFYLDGVSLSKIKLELKENLLNKKVGKIFQNSSLSLTLHFGKKALFFTCNPSMPLCYINEDKEENLLEESSNFLLMIRKYLVNSALVDLEQLGLDRILKFSFSKINELGQIQNNYLFFEIMGKYSNIILTDSDERIISVLKKKSIEENSIRTLFSGEKYSQPIVSQKKNPFEITETEFNTIISNGNIIETLEGIGKLTKNEIKNYQDFRNILTSELAPKIYFNKKIPVLATVLEVKPKEYDEVINYPNFCEMINFYIKSKSLSNSFNLLREQLIFCIEKEKKKSEKIIKNIKKDIEIMKDYNNPKEIGDILASVLYSIKRGDSTVKAYDFYNNCEINISLDPLLSPQSNLEKIYKKSSKMKRGLEISKQRLEEFQNKLFYFDSVATFIQKSKTFEELKNIETELIEEKYLKKKVNKKPKKKSVEQPYGTIEIDGKVIYFGRNNKENDYLTFKFAKKDDMWFHIKDIPGSHFIVKKEDFENSDEFILKIATLSAFYSKANAHEKVVVDYTLKKNLNKPKGAPLGFVTYNVWDSVTVVTPSEI; this is encoded by the coding sequence ATGTTTTATTTAGATGGGGTTTCTCTATCAAAAATAAAATTAGAGCTTAAAGAAAATTTATTAAATAAAAAAGTTGGGAAGATTTTTCAAAATTCTTCCCTTTCTTTAACACTTCATTTTGGAAAAAAAGCTCTATTTTTTACTTGTAATCCGTCAATGCCCCTTTGTTACATAAATGAAGATAAAGAGGAAAATCTTCTTGAAGAAAGTTCAAATTTTTTATTAATGATTAGAAAATATCTTGTTAACTCTGCTCTTGTAGACTTAGAACAACTTGGACTTGATAGAATACTAAAATTTTCCTTTTCAAAAATAAATGAGCTTGGACAAATTCAAAATAACTATCTTTTCTTTGAAATAATGGGAAAATATTCAAATATTATCTTGACTGATAGTGATGAAAGAATTATTTCAGTCCTTAAAAAGAAATCAATAGAGGAAAATTCCATAAGAACTCTTTTTAGTGGAGAGAAATATTCACAACCAATAGTATCACAAAAGAAAAATCCATTTGAAATAACTGAAACAGAATTTAATACAATTATTTCAAATGGTAATATTATTGAAACCCTTGAAGGAATAGGAAAATTAACAAAAAATGAAATAAAAAATTATCAAGATTTTAGAAATATTTTAACTTCTGAGTTAGCTCCAAAAATTTATTTCAATAAAAAAATACCTGTCCTTGCAACAGTTCTGGAAGTAAAACCAAAAGAATATGATGAGGTTATCAACTATCCAAACTTTTGTGAAATGATAAACTTCTATATAAAAAGCAAATCTCTTTCAAATAGCTTTAATCTTTTGAGAGAACAGCTTATCTTTTGTATAGAAAAAGAAAAAAAGAAATCAGAAAAAATAATTAAAAATATAAAAAAAGATATTGAAATAATGAAAGATTACAATAACCCCAAAGAAATCGGAGATATTTTAGCCTCAGTTCTTTATAGTATCAAAAGAGGGGATAGCACAGTAAAAGCCTATGACTTTTACAATAACTGTGAAATAAATATTTCACTTGATCCACTTCTTTCACCGCAATCAAATCTTGAGAAAATCTATAAAAAATCCTCTAAGATGAAAAGAGGTTTGGAAATTTCTAAGCAAAGATTAGAGGAATTTCAAAATAAACTTTTCTATTTTGATAGTGTGGCAACATTTATTCAAAAAAGTAAAACTTTTGAAGAATTAAAAAATATTGAAACTGAACTTATTGAAGAAAAATATCTAAAGAAAAAAGTAAATAAAAAGCCTAAGAAAAAATCAGTTGAACAACCATATGGAACTATTGAAATAGATGGAAAGGTTATCTATTTTGGTAGAAATAACAAGGAAAATGATTATCTGACATTTAAGTTTGCCAAAAAAGATGATATGTGGTTCCATATAAAAGATATTCCCGGTTCTCACTTCATTGTGAAAAAAGAGGATTTTGAAAACTCAGATGAATTTATTTTAAAAATCGCAACACTTTCAGCTTTTTATTCAAAAGCAAATGCTCACGAAAAAGTAGTAGTTGACTATACTTTGAAAAAAAATCTAAATAAACCAAAAGGAGCACCTTTAGGATTTGTCACATATAATGTTTGGGACTCTGTTACAGTTGTTACACCTAGTGAAATATAA
- a CDS encoding MarR family winged helix-turn-helix transcriptional regulator → MAKYVDELNDVFEKFYKLFYESEDMALKNGIKCLTHTELHIIEAIGEDSLTMNELSDRLAITMGTATVAITKLGEKGFVSRVRSDADRRKVYVSLSKKGMQALDYHNNYHKMITLSIIEKLEEKEVREFLGTFKKLLKNLKNKTEFLKPLPVTDFPVGSRVSVVEIKGTPIIQDYFLDRGIGHYSIIEVLKSKDENNVALKKDDGTILEVNLLDAKNIIVVKAED, encoded by the coding sequence ATGGCAAAATATGTTGATGAATTAAATGACGTTTTTGAAAAATTTTATAAATTATTTTATGAATCAGAAGACATGGCTCTAAAAAATGGTATCAAATGTTTAACTCACACAGAGTTACACATCATCGAAGCCATTGGAGAAGATTCTCTTACAATGAATGAGCTTTCTGATAGACTTGCTATAACAATGGGAACTGCAACAGTGGCTATCACAAAACTTGGAGAAAAAGGATTTGTATCAAGAGTTCGTTCTGATGCAGATAGAAGAAAAGTATATGTATCCCTTTCTAAAAAAGGTATGCAAGCACTAGATTATCATAACAACTATCATAAAATGATAACACTTTCTATAATAGAAAAATTAGAAGAAAAAGAAGTTCGTGAATTTTTAGGAACTTTCAAAAAACTTCTTAAAAACTTAAAAAATAAAACTGAATTTTTAAAACCACTTCCTGTAACAGATTTCCCTGTTGGAAGTCGTGTATCTGTTGTAGAGATAAAAGGTACTCCTATCATTCAAGATTATTTCTTAGATAGAGGTATTGGACATTACAGCATAATAGAAGTTTTAAAAAGTAAAGATGAAAATAATGTGGCTCTTAAGAAAGATGACGGAACTATCTTAGAAGTTAACTTATTAGATGCTAAAAATATAATAGTTGTAAAGGCTGAGGATTAA
- the rsgA gene encoding ribosome small subunit-dependent GTPase A, with protein MGDDIIKGNVINKIQGFYYVKVGEDIHECKLRGILKRKDKKDNCIVGDIVEISEDNSIIQIYPRKNMINRPLVSNVDYLVIQFAGKDPEIDLDRLNTLILNSTYYKIDPIVVINKIDLLTEEEKISLTERLSFLKKINIPLFFVSTYKNIGVDEVKNFITNKTVAFGGPSGVGKSSILNMLQDEEDLVVGETSKKLKRGKHTTRDSKFIPSNCGGYVIDTPGFSSIELPPIKDFAELISMFKEFTLPDDAHCKFLNCHHISEPGCLIKNMVEDNKISKTRYDFYKKVYEKLKVERWNNYEKY; from the coding sequence ATAGGAGATGATATTATCAAGGGAAATGTTATAAATAAAATCCAAGGATTTTATTATGTAAAAGTAGGTGAAGATATTCACGAATGTAAACTAAGAGGAATTTTAAAAAGAAAGGATAAAAAAGATAATTGTATCGTGGGAGATATTGTAGAGATCTCTGAAGATAATTCAATAATCCAAATCTATCCTAGAAAAAATATGATAAATAGACCTCTGGTTTCTAATGTTGACTATCTAGTTATACAGTTTGCTGGGAAAGACCCAGAAATAGATTTAGATAGACTTAATACTTTGATACTTAATAGTACTTACTATAAAATAGATCCTATTGTGGTCATAAATAAAATAGATCTTTTGACTGAGGAGGAAAAAATCTCCCTTACTGAAAGATTAAGTTTTTTAAAAAAAATAAATATCCCTCTATTCTTTGTATCAACATACAAAAATATTGGGGTAGATGAGGTTAAAAATTTTATAACTAATAAGACTGTGGCTTTTGGAGGTCCTAGTGGAGTTGGGAAATCTAGTATTCTTAATATGCTACAAGATGAGGAAGATTTAGTCGTTGGTGAAACTAGTAAAAAATTAAAAAGAGGAAAACATACAACCAGAGATTCTAAATTTATCCCGTCTAACTGTGGTGGATATGTTATCGATACTCCAGGATTTTCATCTATTGAACTTCCTCCAATAAAAGATTTTGCTGAGCTTATATCAATGTTTAAGGAGTTTACACTTCCAGATGATGCTCACTGCAAATTCTTAAACTGTCACCATATAAGTGAGCCAGGTTGTCTTATAAAAAATATGGTAGAAGATAATAAAATTTCAAAAACAAGATATGATTTTTATAAAAAAGTATATGAAAAATTAAAGGTTGAAAGGTGGAATAATTATGAAAAATATTAA
- a CDS encoding chloramphenicol acetyltransferase, translating into MFHKIDFETWERKEHFKYYINLIKTNYNLTAELNISQLMEKVKEKKLKFFPTMLYCIIKAVNQNKEFRMDYDKEGNLGYWDYVVPSYTIFHDDDKTFSDIWSEYDENFEKFYTNVVEDIEKYKDIKGVKTKLGRGDNFCPISCIPWLSFTGCANDTYSEAKMLFPVIAFGKYFKRDEMTMIPISVFVNHAVADGYHTCKLINDIQSIINDIENWV; encoded by the coding sequence ATGTTTCATAAAATAGATTTTGAAACTTGGGAAAGAAAAGAACATTTTAAGTATTATATCAATCTTATCAAAACAAATTATAATCTTACAGCTGAACTTAATATCAGTCAACTTATGGAAAAAGTAAAAGAAAAAAAATTAAAATTTTTCCCAACAATGCTTTACTGTATAATAAAAGCTGTTAACCAAAACAAAGAGTTTAGAATGGACTACGACAAAGAAGGAAATCTTGGGTATTGGGACTATGTAGTCCCATCATATACTATTTTCCACGATGATGATAAAACTTTTTCAGATATTTGGAGCGAATATGATGAGAATTTTGAAAAGTTTTACACAAATGTAGTTGAGGATATAGAAAAATACAAAGATATAAAAGGTGTTAAAACAAAACTTGGACGTGGAGATAACTTTTGTCCTATCTCTTGTATCCCTTGGCTTAGCTTTACAGGTTGTGCAAATGATACCTACTCTGAAGCAAAAATGCTTTTCCCTGTTATCGCTTTTGGAAAATATTTTAAACGTGATGAGATGACTATGATACCTATCTCTGTCTTTGTAAATCACGCTGTGGCAGACGGCTATCACACTTGTAAACTTATAAATGATATTCAAAGTATTATCAATGATATTGAAAATTGGGTATAA
- a CDS encoding PASTA domain-containing protein, with product MKKTLLVVVSCFISIIATTYFLGYYTLDKYFNKNFYYTPNLVGLTPSEVKGLADKDIIEVKVVGRDFSSLPEGQIFMQEPKERHVIKKGRTIKVWVSMGENYFQVPDFKGQQLFTVKNLLEEKRIKINRISRTDSPLSYNCIIGTNPSTGENVNIKDGISLLVSGRSQNKIVKVPDVIGYTLVEAERFLKENSIFIGKVEKVKVEGLEPNVVVDLSVGVNSRISAGSSINITITE from the coding sequence ATGAAAAAAACTCTTTTAGTTGTAGTCAGTTGTTTTATATCAATAATCGCTACAACATATTTTTTAGGTTACTATACTTTGGATAAATATTTCAATAAAAACTTTTATTATACACCTAATCTTGTGGGACTTACTCCTAGCGAAGTGAAAGGTTTAGCTGACAAAGATATTATAGAAGTCAAAGTGGTAGGACGGGATTTCTCATCTCTACCTGAAGGGCAAATCTTTATGCAAGAACCAAAGGAAAGACACGTAATAAAAAAAGGTAGAACTATAAAAGTTTGGGTAAGTATGGGAGAAAACTACTTCCAAGTACCAGATTTTAAAGGACAACAACTTTTTACTGTTAAAAATCTTTTAGAAGAGAAAAGAATTAAGATAAATAGAATTTCAAGAACTGACTCTCCTCTATCATATAACTGTATCATCGGAACAAATCCTAGTACAGGTGAGAATGTAAATATAAAAGATGGTATCTCTCTTTTAGTCAGTGGACGTTCTCAAAATAAGATTGTTAAAGTACCTGATGTCATAGGATATACTTTAGTTGAAGCTGAGAGATTTTTAAAAGAAAATTCTATCTTTATTGGAAAAGTTGAAAAGGTAAAAGTAGAGGGACTTGAACCAAATGTTGTGGTTGACTTAAGTGTTGGTGTTAACAGTAGAATTTCTGCTGGATCTAGTATAAATATTACTATCACAGAATAA
- the rsmA gene encoding 16S rRNA (adenine(1518)-N(6)/adenine(1519)-N(6))-dimethyltransferase RsmA, with translation MSFKHKKKYGQNFLNDQNTVLERIMEVSQVSSDDEVLEIGPGEGALTELLLQRAKKVNCVEIDTDLEKILRKKFDSNPKFNLHMGDILEADLRGIIGANTKVVANIPYYITSPIINKLIEHRDLIDEVYLMVQKEVGERVCATSGKERSVLTLAVEYFGEAEYLFTIPKEFFTPVPKIDSGFIGIKFYKDRRFESIIDENLFFKYVKGAFSNKRKNIVNNLATLGISKDKIQGVLTELGISFNERAENLSIEQFIELAKLLEER, from the coding sequence ATGTCATTTAAGCATAAGAAAAAATATGGACAAAACTTTTTAAATGATCAAAATACAGTTTTAGAAAGAATAATGGAAGTATCTCAAGTTTCATCAGATGATGAAGTTTTAGAGATAGGACCTGGTGAAGGAGCTCTTACGGAGCTTCTTTTACAAAGGGCAAAAAAAGTAAACTGTGTAGAGATTGATACAGATTTAGAAAAAATACTTAGAAAAAAATTTGACAGCAATCCAAAGTTTAATCTTCATATGGGAGATATACTAGAGGCAGATTTAAGGGGGATAATAGGAGCTAATACAAAAGTAGTTGCAAACATTCCTTATTATATAACATCTCCTATTATAAACAAACTTATTGAGCATAGAGATCTTATTGATGAAGTGTATCTAATGGTACAAAAAGAGGTTGGAGAAAGAGTTTGTGCAACTTCTGGAAAAGAGAGAAGTGTTTTAACATTGGCAGTGGAATATTTTGGGGAAGCAGAATATCTTTTTACAATACCTAAGGAATTTTTTACACCAGTACCAAAGATTGACTCAGGATTTATCGGAATAAAATTCTATAAAGACAGAAGATTTGAGAGTATTATAGATGAAAATCTATTCTTTAAATATGTAAAAGGAGCTTTTTCAAATAAAAGAAAAAATATTGTAAATAACCTTGCCACTCTTGGAATATCAAAAGATAAAATTCAAGGGGTATTGACAGAGTTAGGAATATCTTTTAACGAGAGAGCTGAAAATCTTTCTATTGAGCAGTTTATTGAATTGGCTAAATTATTGGAAGAGAGATAG
- the hpt gene encoding hypoxanthine phosphoribosyltransferase: protein MANKIETLISEEKLAARVAELGKQIEKDYQGKDLICVGLLKGSVVFMTDLIKTINLDLKIDFMKVSSYGNGTDSTGIVKILKDVDEEVTGKDVLLIEDIVDTGLTLANVKEFMWKKKPNSIKICTLLDKPSRRKADVKAEYVGFEIPDAFVIGYGLDYAEHYRNLPFVGVLTLGE from the coding sequence ATGGCAAATAAAATAGAAACTTTAATTTCTGAAGAAAAACTTGCAGCTCGTGTTGCTGAACTTGGAAAACAAATAGAGAAAGACTATCAAGGAAAAGATTTAATATGTGTAGGACTTTTAAAAGGGTCTGTTGTATTTATGACTGACTTAATAAAAACTATAAATTTAGATTTAAAAATAGATTTTATGAAAGTGTCTAGCTATGGAAATGGAACTGACTCAACAGGGATTGTAAAAATATTAAAAGATGTTGATGAAGAAGTTACTGGAAAAGATGTACTTTTAATAGAAGATATAGTTGATACAGGACTTACTCTTGCAAATGTAAAAGAATTTATGTGGAAGAAAAAACCTAACTCAATCAAAATCTGTACTCTTTTAGACAAACCAAGCAGAAGAAAAGCTGATGTAAAAGCTGAGTACGTTGGATTTGAAATTCCAGACGCTTTCGTTATAGGATATGGACTTGATTATGCTGAACATTATAGAAACCTACCATTCGTTGGTGTGCTTACTTTAGGGGAATAA
- a CDS encoding DUF4911 domain-containing protein, whose amino-acid sequence MESYEFIVKSRKEDIDFINKIIEAYEGLGVVRTTNAKEGLLTIITTDNFKDDLRDVIVDLGKNYVVAEILEEGSWKGKL is encoded by the coding sequence ATGGAAAGTTATGAATTTATTGTAAAAAGCAGAAAAGAAGATATAGATTTTATTAATAAAATTATAGAAGCTTATGAGGGGCTTGGAGTAGTTAGAACTACAAATGCTAAAGAGGGACTTCTTACTATAATAACTACAGATAATTTTAAAGATGATTTAAGAGATGTTATTGTGGATTTAGGAAAAAATTATGTAGTTGCTGAGATTTTAGAAGAGGGAAGTTGGAAAGGAAAACTTTAA
- a CDS encoding M20 family metallopeptidase, whose protein sequence is MEILNKLENKFSEIFEDLKELNEYIYKNPELGRKEFKACEAHKNLLKKYGFDIEENYIGIPTAYLAKYSSGKKGIKIGYLAEYDALPEIGHGCGHNILGTTSIGAGILLKEYIDEFGGEVLIFGTPAEETFGAKVDMAEAGCFDDIDVAMISHPTGKNHEKSGTSQAMEALQFTFRGKTAHAAGDPYNGINALDGVIQFFNSINALRQQTKTSARIHGIISNGGEAANIIPDLAVANFYVREATTKEMLKLSERVKNCAKGAALATGTSLEIENYEYTFKHLVTNEKLSSIYTKNLELQGIKDIPMSDPTGSSDCGDVSHHCPTIHTYFPISKCELTGHSIEFAKATITEEAYQGMKEAIFALVMTGKDILENENLLKEIKDEFNQMKKTLI, encoded by the coding sequence ATGGAGATATTAAACAAATTAGAAAATAAATTTAGTGAGATTTTTGAAGACTTAAAAGAGTTAAATGAATATATATACAAAAATCCTGAACTTGGAAGAAAAGAGTTTAAAGCTTGTGAAGCTCATAAAAATCTTTTAAAAAAATATGGATTTGATATTGAAGAAAACTATATTGGAATACCTACAGCATATTTAGCAAAATATTCATCTGGAAAAAAAGGAATAAAAATAGGATATTTAGCTGAATATGATGCTCTTCCAGAGATTGGTCACGGTTGTGGTCATAATATTTTAGGAACAACAAGTATCGGAGCAGGAATTTTATTAAAAGAATATATTGATGAATTTGGTGGAGAGGTTTTAATATTCGGTACTCCTGCAGAGGAAACTTTTGGAGCTAAAGTTGATATGGCAGAGGCTGGTTGTTTTGATGATATAGATGTGGCAATGATTTCTCACCCAACTGGAAAAAATCACGAAAAAAGTGGAACATCTCAAGCAATGGAAGCTTTACAATTTACTTTCAGAGGAAAAACAGCTCACGCAGCTGGTGACCCATACAATGGAATAAATGCTCTTGATGGTGTGATACAATTTTTCAATAGCATTAATGCATTAAGACAACAAACAAAAACAAGTGCAAGAATCCACGGTATAATCTCAAATGGTGGAGAGGCTGCAAATATTATTCCAGATTTAGCAGTTGCAAATTTCTATGTAAGAGAAGCTACAACAAAAGAGATGTTAAAACTTAGTGAGCGTGTAAAAAATTGTGCTAAGGGAGCTGCTCTTGCCACTGGTACGTCTTTAGAAATAGAAAATTATGAATATACTTTCAAACATCTTGTAACAAATGAAAAATTATCAAGTATATATACAAAAAATCTTGAACTTCAAGGGATAAAAGATATTCCAATGTCTGACCCTACTGGTTCTAGTGACTGTGGAGATGTAAGTCATCATTGCCCAACAATTCATACTTATTTCCCAATATCTAAGTGTGAACTTACTGGACACAGCATTGAATTTGCAAAAGCTACAATTACAGAAGAAGCTTATCAAGGAATGAAAGAAGCTATATTTGCCCTTGTGATGACTGGAAAAGATATTTTAGAAAATGAAAATCTTTTAAAAGAGATAAAAGATGAATTTAATCAAATGAAAAAAACTTTAATATAA
- a CDS encoding basic amino acid ABC transporter substrate-binding protein: MKKFLVLMLSLILFVSSFGAKKLYVGTNAEFKPYEYLEGDKIVGFDIELMEAMGKEMGYEIKWNNMTFDGLLPALQMGKIDAVIAGMSPTAERKKAVDFSKPYLNFQTGHSVIVRINETAIVKKEDLNGKTAGVQLGTKQEELAKALGANIVRYDSFTGALLALKQSKIDAVVLDEQASAKYLKTMPEVKVADTIYDEDPGESIAVKKGNKKLIEELNSAFDKVVENGTYAKILEKYFPEKVSK; the protein is encoded by the coding sequence ATGAAAAAATTTCTAGTTTTAATGTTATCTTTAATTTTATTTGTATCTAGCTTTGGTGCTAAAAAGCTTTATGTAGGAACAAATGCTGAGTTCAAACCTTATGAATATCTTGAAGGAGATAAAATAGTTGGTTTTGATATTGAGCTTATGGAAGCAATGGGAAAAGAAATGGGATATGAAATCAAATGGAATAATATGACTTTTGATGGACTTTTACCAGCACTTCAAATGGGAAAAATTGATGCTGTAATAGCTGGAATGTCGCCTACTGCTGAAAGAAAAAAAGCTGTAGACTTCTCTAAACCATACTTAAACTTCCAAACTGGTCACTCTGTTATAGTAAGAATAAATGAAACTGCTATTGTGAAAAAAGAAGATTTAAATGGAAAAACTGCTGGAGTTCAACTTGGAACAAAACAAGAAGAATTAGCAAAAGCTTTAGGAGCTAATATAGTTCGTTATGATTCATTCACAGGAGCTTTACTTGCACTAAAACAAAGTAAAATAGATGCTGTTGTATTAGATGAACAAGCAAGTGCTAAATATTTAAAAACTATGCCTGAAGTTAAAGTTGCTGATACTATCTATGATGAAGATCCTGGAGAATCAATAGCTGTTAAGAAAGGAAATAAAAAATTAATAGAAGAATTAAACAGTGCTTTTGATAAAGTTGTAGAAAATGGTACTTATGCAAAAATATTAGAAAAATATTTCCCTGAAAAAGTATCTAAATAA
- the rpe gene encoding ribulose-phosphate 3-epimerase yields MMKNIKIAPSILSADFSRLGEEVESIDRAGADWVHIDVMDGIFVPNITFGPPVIKAIRNKTKLVFDVHLMITNPERYIEDFVKAGADIIVVHAESTIHLHRVIQQIKSYGVKAGVSLNPSTSHEALRYVIDDLDLVLVMSVNPGFGGQSFIESSVEKIKEIRKMNPTVDIEVDGGINDKTIDRCIEAGANVFVAGSYVFGGDYQERISSLKKEN; encoded by the coding sequence ATTATGAAAAATATTAAAATAGCTCCTTCTATTTTATCGGCTGATTTTAGTAGATTAGGAGAAGAGGTAGAAAGTATCGATAGAGCTGGGGCTGATTGGGTACATATTGATGTTATGGACGGTATATTTGTTCCTAATATTACTTTTGGACCTCCTGTAATAAAAGCTATTAGAAATAAAACTAAATTAGTTTTTGATGTGCATTTAATGATAACTAACCCTGAAAGATATATAGAAGATTTTGTAAAAGCTGGAGCTGACATAATAGTAGTTCACGCAGAATCAACTATTCATCTTCATAGAGTTATCCAACAAATAAAATCTTATGGTGTAAAAGCTGGAGTTTCTCTAAATCCATCTACTTCACACGAAGCTTTAAGATATGTGATAGATGACTTAGACTTAGTTTTAGTTATGAGTGTTAACCCAGGATTTGGTGGACAATCATTTATAGAAAGCTCTGTTGAAAAAATAAAAGAAATCAGAAAAATGAACCCTACTGTTGATATTGAAGTTGATGGTGGAATAAACGATAAAACAATAGACAGATGTATTGAAGCTGGAGCTAACGTTTTTGTAGCTGGTTCTTATGTATTTGGTGGAGATTACCAAGAAAGAATATCAAGTCTTAAAAAGGAGAACTAA